The Bradysia coprophila strain Holo2 chromosome II, BU_Bcop_v1, whole genome shotgun sequence genome has a segment encoding these proteins:
- the LOC119070431 gene encoding cyclopropane-fatty-acyl-phospholipid synthase-like, with protein MNPLINTLHVASLGAIRLWRTFMYIVAYIGLKPCKAFIIKLLNTSGAGPSGKAPHNIVIHNDWLFHRLMYDATLGFGEAYVEGWWDCEKLDEFYYKCFMADVYRKMLLPWDHLIYYLKFHAFNLQTLGRSREVADKHYDTGNHLFKSFLDKNMIYSCAYWKDAKNLDEAQLHKMDLICRKLKLKPGMRVLDLGCGWGGLCKFLAEKYNVEVVGVTNSKEGAEDARVRCKGLKVEIRVHDYREVNEVFDRIVIVGFFEHVGRKNYRSFFKLAHRCLTDDGIFLLHTIGHDNDSTPPMELFLEKYIFPNAIMPNHKDIPKAIDNLFCIEDWHNFGPDYDKTLVAWNDNFVKNWTTISHMYENPEATYRMWTYYFLMCAGLFRARRGQLWQIVLTKGLEGGYISVR; from the exons ATGAATCCATTAATAAACACATTGCATGTGGCCAGTTTAGGAGCAATACGGCTCTGGCGAACATTTATGTACATTGTTGCTTATATCGGATTAAAGCCATGCAAAGCATTTATAATCAAGTTACTTAATACCTCTGGAGCAGGACCGAGTGGTAAGGCACCGCATAATATTGTGATACATAACGATTGGTTATTCCATCGACTGATGTACGATGCAACGTTGGGATTTGGCGAAGCTTATGTGGAAGGATGGTGGGACTGCGAAAAGCTTGacgaattttattacaaatgtTTCATGGCAGACGTATATCGAAAAATGCTGCTTCCCTGGGACCATTTAATTTACTACCTTAAGTTCCATGCGTTCAATTTACAAACTTTAGGGCGTAGTCGAGAAGTTGCTGATAAACATTATGATACAG GCAATCATCTCTTCAAATCTTTCTTGGATAAAAATATGATCTACAGCTGCGCGTACTGGAAAGATGCAAAAAATTTGGACGAAGCACAACTGCACAAAATGGACCTTATCTGCCGAAAACTTAAACTGAAGCCGGGAATGCGAGTTCTAGACTTGGGATGTGGCTGGGGGGGTTTGTGTAAATTTCTTGCCGAGAAGTACAATGTTGAAGTGGTAGGAGTAACTAATTCTAAAGAGGGCGCTGAAGATGCTCGTGTTCGCTGTAAAGGTCTAAAGGTGGAAATTCGCGTACACGATTATCGAGAAGTTAATGAAGTCTTTGACCGAATTGTTATCGTGGGGTTTTTTGAGCATGTTGGACGTAAGAATTATCGATCGTTCTTCAAACTTGCACATCGATGTTTGACAGACGACGGTATCTTCTTGCTACACACAATTGGTCACGACAATGACAGCACTCCACCAATGGAATTGTTTTTGGAGAAATACATATTCCCGAATGCAATTATGCCGAATCACAAAGATATTCCTAAAGCCATAGACAACTTGTTTTGCATCGAGGACTGGCACAACTTTGGGCCAGATTATGACAAGACATTGGTGGCTTGGAATGATAATTTCGTCAAAAACTGGACCACAATCAGTCACATGTACGAGAACCCGGAAGCCACATACCGCATGTGGACATATTATTTCCTTATGTGTGCCGGGCTTTTCCGAGCGCGTAGAGGTCAATTATGGCAAATCGTATTAACGAAAGGTCTTGAAGGTGGATATATTTCCGTTCGCTAA
- the LOC119070424 gene encoding cyclopropane-fatty-acyl-phospholipid synthase-like, with translation MNLLMNTLYVATLGAIRLWHTFMYIVAYIGFKPCKAFLIKIFNNAGIGPDGRAPHSIVVHNDMLFHRLWYHGTLGFAEAYMEGWWDCKKIDEMFYRVFKANVYNNTLFFWDKLYYYLKFHAFNLQTLGRSREVADKHYDTGNHLFKSFLDKNMNYTCGYWKDAKNLDEAQLHKMDLICRKLKLKPGMRVLDLGCGWGGLCKFLAEKYNVEVVGVTNSKECADDARVRCKGLKVDIRVQDYREVNEVFDRIVIVGFLEHVGRKNYRSFFKLVHRCLTDDGIFLVHTIGHDNDTAPPMELFLEKYIFPNGILPNHKNIPKAIDNLFCIEDWHNFGPDYDKTLMAWNDNFVKNWPTISHMYENPEATYRMWTYYFLMCAGLFRARRAQLWQIVLTKGLEGGYVSVR, from the exons atgaatctCTTAATGAACACATTGTATGTGGCCACCTTAGGAGCCATTCGACTCTGGCATACCTTTATGTACATTGTTGCTTACATCGGATTCAAACCATGCAAAGCATTTTTAATCAAGATATTCAATAATGCTGGAATTGGTCCCGATGGTAGGGCACCACATAGTATTGTAGTACATAACGATATGTTATTCCATCGACTGTGGTACCATGGAACGTTGGGATTTGCTGAAGCTTATATGGAAGGATGGTGGGACTGCAAAAAGATTGACGAAATGTTTTACAGAGTCTTCAAGGCAAACGTATACAACAATACGCTATTTTTCTGGGATAAATTGTATTACTACCTTAAGTTCCATGCGTTCAATCTACAAACTTTAGGGCGTAGTCGAGAAGTTGCTGATAAACATTATGATACAG GAAATCATCTCTTCAAATCTTTCTTGGATAAAAACATGAACTACACCTGTGGCTACTGGAAAGATGCGAAAAATTTGGACGAAGCACAACTGCACAAAATGGACCTTATCTGCCGAAAACTTAAACTGAAGCCGGGAATGCGAGTTCTAGACTTGGGATGTGGCTGGGGGGGTTTATGTAAATTTCTTGCCGAGAAGTACAATGTTGAAGTGGTAGGAGTAACTAATTCTAAAGAGTGCGCTGACGATGCTCGTGTTCGCTGTAAAGGTCTAAAGGTGGACATTCGCGTACAAGATTATCGAGAAGTTAATGAAGTCTTTGACCGAATTGTTATCGTTGGGTTTTTAGAGCATGTTGGACGTAAGAATTATCGATCGTTCTTCAAACTTGTACATCGATGTTTGACAGACGACGGTATATTTCTGGTACACACGATTGGTCACGACAATGACACAGCTCCTCCAATGGAATTGTTTTTGGAGAAATACATATTTCCCAATGGAATACTACCAAATCACAAAAACATTCCTAAAGCCATAGACAACTTATTTTGCATCGAGGACTGGCACAACTTTGGACCAGATTATGACAAGACATTGATGGCTTGGAATGATAATTTTGTCAAAAACTGGCCCACAATCAGTCACATGTACGAGAACCCGGAAGCCACTTACCGCATGTGGACATATTATTTCCTTATGTGTGCCGGGCTTTTCCGAGCCCGTAGAGCTCAATTATGGCAAATCGTATTAACGAAAGGTCTTGAAGGTGGATATGTTTCCGTTCGCTAA
- the LOC119070725 gene encoding general odorant-binding protein 83a-like isoform X3 produces the protein MGKVLVALILGLMWKVAVEVKAAIELPEHLKGPAKILRKTCQAETNVSEELIEQSKGGNLPNDKALQCYIDCLFRTVGLYDAGGNIKFDDVYHIMPTEIREKVDAVTAVCKTIHGSNSCETAWLTVRCYFDADPEHSLLP, from the exons ATGGGAAAAGTTTTAGTTGCTCTGATATTAGGCCTAATGTGGAAAGTTGCCGTTGAAGTAA AGGCTGCAATTGAGCTTCCCGAGCATCTGAAAGGACCCGCGAAGATACTAAGGAAGACTTGCCAGGCAGAAACGAATGTGTCGGAAG AATTGATTGAACAAAGTAAAGGCGGTAATTTGCCCAACGATAAGGCTCTCCAATGTTACATAGACTGTCTATTCCGGACGGTTGGATTG TATGACGCCGGAGGTAATATTAAATTCGATGACGTGTATCACATCATGCCAACTGAAATAAGGGAAAAAGTGGATGCTGTGACTGCTGTATGCAAGACAATTC ATGGATCAAACTCATGTGAAACAGCCTGGTTAACAGTTAGATGTTACTTTGATGCCGATCCCGag CATTCACTCCTTCCCTAG
- the LOC119070725 gene encoding general odorant-binding protein 83a-like isoform X4 translates to MGKVLVALILGLMWKVAVEAAIELPEHLKGPAKILRKTCQAETNVSEELIEQSKGGNLPNDKALQCYIDCLFRTVGLYDAGGNIKFDDVYHIMPTEIREKVDAVTAVCKTIHGSNSCETAWLTVRCYFDADPEHSLLP, encoded by the exons ATGGGAAAAGTTTTAGTTGCTCTGATATTAGGCCTAATGTGGAAAGTTGCCGTTGAA GCTGCAATTGAGCTTCCCGAGCATCTGAAAGGACCCGCGAAGATACTAAGGAAGACTTGCCAGGCAGAAACGAATGTGTCGGAAG AATTGATTGAACAAAGTAAAGGCGGTAATTTGCCCAACGATAAGGCTCTCCAATGTTACATAGACTGTCTATTCCGGACGGTTGGATTG TATGACGCCGGAGGTAATATTAAATTCGATGACGTGTATCACATCATGCCAACTGAAATAAGGGAAAAAGTGGATGCTGTGACTGCTGTATGCAAGACAATTC ATGGATCAAACTCATGTGAAACAGCCTGGTTAACAGTTAGATGTTACTTTGATGCCGATCCCGag CATTCACTCCTTCCCTAG
- the LOC119070725 gene encoding general odorant-binding protein 83a-like isoform X6, giving the protein MGKVLVALILGLMWKVAVEAAIELPEHLKGPAKILRNTCKAETNVSEDLIEKSKGGYLPDDKALQCYIECLFRTVGLYDDAGNIRFDDVAHIIPTEIKEKLDNVTAACKTVRKFDFLINFGTAKFEEKLIYSKA; this is encoded by the exons ATGGGAAAAGTTTTAGTTGCTCTGATATTAGGCCTAATGTGGAAAGTTGCCGTTGAA GCTGCAATTGAATTGCCCGAACATCTTAAAGGTCCAGCAAAGATATTAAGGAATACTTGCAAGGCGGAAACGAATGTATCGGAAG atttgattgaaaaaagtAAAGGCGGTTATTTGCCTGACGATAAGGCTCTGCAATGTTATATCGAATGTCTATTCCGGACGGTTGGATTG TACGACGACGCAGGTAATATTAGATTCGATGACGTGGCTCACATCATACCAACGGAAATAAAGGAAAAACTGGACAATGTGACCGCTGCATGCAAGACAGTTCGTAAGTTcgattttcttataaattttggTACGGCCAAATTtgaggaaaaattaatttactcaAAAGCGTGA
- the LOC119070725 gene encoding general odorant-binding protein 83a-like isoform X5: MGKVLVALILGLMWKVAVEVKAAIELPEHLKGPAKILRNTCKAETNVSEDLIEKSKGGYLPDDKALQCYIECLFRTVGLYDDAGNIRFDDVAHIIPTEIKEKLDNVTAACKTVRKFDFLINFGTAKFEEKLIYSKA, translated from the exons ATGGGAAAAGTTTTAGTTGCTCTGATATTAGGCCTAATGTGGAAAGTTGCCGTTGAAGTAA AGGCTGCAATTGAATTGCCCGAACATCTTAAAGGTCCAGCAAAGATATTAAGGAATACTTGCAAGGCGGAAACGAATGTATCGGAAG atttgattgaaaaaagtAAAGGCGGTTATTTGCCTGACGATAAGGCTCTGCAATGTTATATCGAATGTCTATTCCGGACGGTTGGATTG TACGACGACGCAGGTAATATTAGATTCGATGACGTGGCTCACATCATACCAACGGAAATAAAGGAAAAACTGGACAATGTGACCGCTGCATGCAAGACAGTTCGTAAGTTcgattttcttataaattttggTACGGCCAAATTtgaggaaaaattaatttactcaAAAGCGTGA